One window from the genome of Catenulispora sp. MAP5-51 encodes:
- a CDS encoding 1-deoxy-D-xylulose-5-phosphate synthase, with product MRTTAKSSSSSPAPRRQPADPVLERVKDPEDLAGLDTAELAGLAEEIRGFLIEKVCAVGGHLGVNLGVVELTIALHRAFRSPHDVLLFDTGHQSYVHKILTGRAAGFDVLRRHGGLSGYPSRSESAHDWIENSHASTALSYADGLAKAFQLRGELADGSGDPARRHVVPVIGDGAMTGGLAWEGLNNLAGAADRPVVIVLNDNGRAYAPTIGGIANHLGGLRRDSQESPDSRESPDSRERPERRARHLFGELGLAYVGPVDGHDIAATEQALREAAALGRPALVHVLTTKGRGFAPAECDEADRMHAVGVVDPLTGVPTKAPKKSWTEVFGEQMGAIGAERDDVVAVSAAMVLPVGLGEFAQRFPDRVFDVGIAEQHAVCSAAGLAAGGLHPVVCVYSTFLNRAFDQVVMDVALHRAGVTFVLDRAGVTGPDGASHHGMWDSAILGVVPGLRLAAPRDPARLAELLREAVAVDDAPTVIRFPKAEAGPDIEAHTRMNGVDILYRAAGRPLDVLIVAAGVTARTCLAAARELDGLGIGATVVDPRWILPVNPHLTHLADRHRLVVTVEDGVRSGGMGTAVAQACADAESTTPVRVMGLPREFLAAGGREEILEGAGMAVRDVVTTVVDGLRAGPRAVAPELIEIPDVPPVVGKVNGSANGSATSKVNGSANGSANSSATSKVNGSAKPADRRAL from the coding sequence ATGCGGACGACCGCCAAGTCTTCGTCATCGTCTCCGGCACCTCGGCGGCAGCCCGCCGACCCGGTGCTGGAGCGGGTCAAAGACCCAGAGGACCTGGCGGGGCTGGATACCGCCGAGCTGGCCGGACTGGCCGAGGAGATCCGCGGCTTCCTGATCGAGAAGGTGTGCGCGGTCGGCGGCCACCTGGGGGTGAACCTGGGCGTCGTGGAGCTCACCATCGCGCTGCACCGGGCGTTCCGCTCGCCGCACGACGTGCTGCTGTTCGACACCGGCCACCAGAGCTACGTCCACAAGATCCTCACCGGCCGCGCCGCGGGCTTCGACGTGCTGCGCCGGCACGGCGGGCTGTCCGGCTACCCCTCGCGCTCGGAGTCGGCGCACGACTGGATCGAGAACTCGCACGCCTCGACCGCGCTGAGCTACGCCGACGGCCTGGCCAAGGCCTTCCAGCTGCGCGGCGAGCTGGCCGACGGCTCCGGCGACCCCGCGCGGCGGCATGTCGTCCCGGTCATCGGCGACGGCGCGATGACCGGCGGGCTGGCCTGGGAGGGCCTGAACAACCTGGCCGGCGCGGCCGACCGGCCGGTGGTGATCGTCCTGAACGACAACGGCCGCGCCTACGCCCCGACCATCGGCGGCATCGCGAACCACCTGGGCGGCCTGCGCCGGGATTCTCAAGAAAGCCCGGATTCCCGAGAAAGCCCAGATTCCCGAGAACGCCCGGAGCGCCGGGCCCGGCACCTGTTCGGCGAGCTCGGGCTGGCCTACGTCGGCCCGGTCGACGGCCACGACATCGCCGCCACCGAGCAGGCACTGCGCGAGGCCGCGGCGCTGGGCCGGCCGGCGCTGGTGCACGTGCTCACCACGAAGGGCCGCGGCTTCGCGCCGGCGGAGTGCGACGAGGCGGACCGGATGCACGCGGTCGGCGTCGTGGACCCGCTGACCGGCGTCCCCACCAAGGCGCCGAAGAAGAGCTGGACCGAGGTGTTCGGCGAGCAGATGGGCGCCATCGGGGCCGAGCGGGACGACGTGGTGGCGGTCAGCGCGGCGATGGTGCTGCCGGTGGGGCTCGGCGAGTTCGCGCAGCGGTTCCCGGACCGGGTGTTCGACGTCGGCATCGCCGAGCAGCACGCGGTCTGCTCAGCCGCCGGTCTGGCCGCCGGCGGGCTGCACCCGGTGGTGTGCGTCTACTCGACCTTCCTGAACCGGGCCTTCGACCAGGTGGTCATGGACGTGGCGCTGCACAGGGCAGGCGTCACGTTCGTTTTGGACCGCGCCGGGGTCACCGGACCGGACGGGGCCTCGCACCACGGGATGTGGGACAGCGCGATCCTCGGGGTCGTCCCGGGCCTGCGGCTGGCCGCGCCCCGGGACCCGGCGCGGCTGGCGGAACTGCTGCGGGAGGCGGTGGCCGTCGACGACGCGCCGACCGTGATCCGCTTCCCGAAGGCCGAGGCCGGGCCGGACATCGAGGCGCACACCCGGATGAACGGCGTCGACATCCTCTACCGGGCCGCCGGACGTCCGCTGGACGTGCTGATCGTCGCGGCCGGGGTGACGGCGCGGACCTGTCTGGCCGCCGCGCGGGAGCTGGATGGCCTGGGGATCGGCGCGACGGTGGTCGACCCGCGCTGGATCCTGCCGGTCAACCCGCACCTGACGCACCTGGCCGACCGGCACCGGCTGGTGGTGACCGTCGAGGACGGGGTGCGCAGCGGCGGGATGGGGACGGCGGTGGCGCAGGCGTGTGCCGACGCGGAGTCGACGACGCCGGTCCGGGTGATGGGGCTGCCCCGGGAGTTCCTGGCGGCCGGCGGACGCGAGGAGATCCTGGAGGGCGCCGGGATGGCGGTGCGGGACGTCGTCACGACCGTGGTCGACGGCCTGCGGGCCGGGCCCCGGGCCGTGGCGCCGGAGCTGATCGAGATCCCCGACGTCCCGCCGGTTGTCGGCAAGGTGAACGGCTCGGCGAACGGCTCGGCGACCAGCAAGGTGAACGGCTCGGCGAACGGCTCAGCGAACAGCTCGGCGACCAGCAAGGTGAACGGCTCGGCGAAGCCTGCGGACAGGAGGGCACTGTGA
- a CDS encoding DUF5753 domain-containing protein — MSTTANPIFERRRLRLLLRRLREELGLSREDVASAMAWSASKLTRIELGDVKVFEKDLKALVTYYRVTDTARWEEIQAIAKASRMPAWWSEFRDLVSPKFAQQLEYEASASELYVVYNAVLPGLLQTRDYAGAIISNFQPPENVPRLVELRLRRQHIFERENPPDAHFIVGEAALRTEAGGPEVMHEQLVHLLALMERDTIDIQVIPFKEGAHPGMIGPFEVMAFDDGEGDVASFETPRAFTIIREEPGIASEYRDIFERLQQRTLKSGAAMAFIRELIDSFA; from the coding sequence ATGAGCACGACCGCCAACCCAATCTTCGAACGACGCCGCCTGCGGCTCCTGCTGCGGCGTCTTCGGGAGGAGCTCGGCTTGTCCCGGGAGGACGTTGCGAGCGCGATGGCCTGGTCAGCCTCCAAGCTGACACGGATTGAGCTTGGCGACGTCAAGGTCTTTGAGAAGGATCTGAAGGCCTTGGTCACGTACTACCGCGTGACCGACACCGCACGCTGGGAGGAAATCCAGGCCATCGCCAAGGCGAGCCGTATGCCCGCCTGGTGGTCCGAGTTTCGCGACCTTGTCTCTCCCAAGTTTGCGCAACAGCTGGAGTATGAGGCCTCGGCGTCGGAGCTCTACGTCGTCTACAACGCGGTGCTGCCCGGACTGCTTCAGACCCGCGACTACGCGGGCGCCATCATCTCGAACTTCCAGCCGCCCGAGAACGTGCCCCGTCTCGTCGAACTCCGCTTGCGTCGCCAGCACATCTTCGAAAGGGAGAACCCGCCGGACGCACACTTCATCGTCGGCGAAGCCGCACTGCGTACCGAAGCCGGCGGACCCGAAGTCATGCATGAGCAACTGGTGCACCTCTTGGCACTCATGGAGCGCGACACGATAGACATCCAGGTCATACCGTTCAAGGAGGGTGCGCACCCCGGGATGATAGGGCCGTTCGAGGTGATGGCCTTCGATGACGGCGAGGGCGACGTGGCGTCCTTCGAAACGCCGAGGGCGTTCACAATCATCCGCGAGGAGCCAGGCATCGCGTCGGAGTACCGCGACATCTTCGAGCGGCTGCAACAGCGGACACTCAAGAGCGGTGCCGCCATGGCTTTTATACGGGAGCTGATAGATAGCTTCGCGTAG
- a CDS encoding IS630 family transposase has product MAERVQVREIDDDEGRRLLRIVRRGTGSVVTWRRAQMVLLSAQKMPVAKIAEVTFTSEDRVRDVIHNFNADGFNSLYPKYAGGRPRTFNLLERREIKKIAKSKPVEHGLPFSTWSLSKLADFLVAEGVVDDISHEGLRVLLRDEGVSFQRIKTWKTSKDPDYQVKKARVEHLYAIADGEVIPEPGEPTIVFCLDEFGPLNLMPHPGRHWAERGGRHKDPDREPRPRRRATYNRNDGVRHLFAAYDLTRDRLFGHIKPRKKRTQFLEFCRYLRTLYSPDVRIAIVCDNYSPHLTTKRCRRVADWAQANNVEIAYTPTNSSWLNRIEAQFTALRYFALDGTDHRSHKEQGSMIRRYIIWRNRHADDTRLRQIVARANVA; this is encoded by the coding sequence ATGGCTGAGCGGGTCCAGGTTCGGGAGATTGATGACGACGAGGGTCGTCGGCTGCTGCGGATAGTGCGCCGTGGGACGGGGTCTGTGGTGACCTGGCGTCGGGCGCAGATGGTGCTGCTCTCAGCACAGAAGATGCCCGTGGCGAAGATCGCCGAGGTCACGTTCACCAGCGAGGACCGGGTCCGCGATGTGATCCACAACTTCAACGCCGACGGCTTCAACTCGCTATATCCGAAGTACGCCGGAGGCCGGCCACGCACGTTCAACCTGCTTGAACGCCGGGAGATCAAGAAGATCGCGAAGTCGAAGCCGGTCGAGCACGGCCTGCCGTTCTCCACCTGGAGCCTGTCCAAGCTGGCGGACTTCCTGGTTGCTGAGGGGGTGGTCGACGACATCTCTCACGAGGGCCTTCGGGTCTTGCTCCGTGACGAAGGCGTCTCCTTTCAACGGATAAAGACCTGGAAGACCTCGAAAGACCCCGACTACCAGGTGAAGAAGGCCAGGGTTGAGCATCTGTACGCGATCGCCGACGGCGAGGTGATACCCGAGCCCGGCGAGCCGACGATCGTGTTCTGCCTGGACGAGTTCGGGCCGCTGAACCTGATGCCGCACCCCGGCCGGCACTGGGCCGAACGCGGCGGCAGGCACAAAGACCCCGACCGGGAGCCGCGCCCGCGCCGCCGGGCCACCTACAACCGCAATGACGGCGTCCGGCACCTGTTCGCTGCCTATGACCTGACCCGCGATCGGCTGTTCGGGCACATCAAGCCTCGCAAGAAGCGCACCCAGTTCCTGGAGTTCTGCCGCTACCTGCGCACGCTCTACTCGCCGGACGTGCGGATCGCGATCGTGTGCGACAACTACTCCCCGCACCTGACCACCAAGCGGTGCCGCCGAGTGGCGGACTGGGCCCAGGCCAACAACGTCGAGATCGCCTACACCCCGACGAACTCCTCGTGGCTGAACCGCATCGAGGCCCAGTTCACCGCGCTGCGCTACTTCGCCCTGGACGGCACCGACCACCGAAGCCACAAGGAGCAGGGCAGCATGATCCGCCGCTACATCATCTGGCGAAACCGCCACGCCGACGACACCCGGCTACGTCAGATCGTCGCCAGGGCGAACGTTGCCTGA
- a CDS encoding ABC transporter ATP-binding protein/permease, whose amino-acid sequence MTVTSAPTLTPILTPIPTEVGGGGPALMALPAGAVEPGTPAKATSVRPPIAPVAPGDTAALSTRGLTVTVKHRGVVKTLLDDVGFDVPDQALVAVIGPSGSGKSTLLRALTGSRPADSGEVRYAGRELRAEYSLLRHRIGLVPQDDVLHAQLTVKAALRYAADLRFPQGTTAEQRERRIDEVLTDLRLTEFEGNKVATLSGGQRKRVSVALELLTKPTVLFLDEPTSGLDPGMDRDVMRMLRCLTDEGRTVLVVTHSVAELQACDLLLVMAPGGGVAYYGPPQEALQFFECETWADVFHAFSCRRDYDWASAYRASEYHDKYTAESAESLESSESSEAATLPSPRSSSEDLGPMQARDLRVTAAAPAVAAPARAAVASAPAASAPAASDPAPSPAPKAPSQAALASSYSTPRAEQRWGSQLRTLIRRYLRVIASDRGHLFLLAALPMIMGVLSLAIPAASGLAAASGGDKNTDAPTVLLVLAVGACLTGAANAVRELIKERGIYDRERAAGLSRSAYVMSKAIVLGVITATQTIVLSAICLLPRKLPAHGLIISGTAVPELMIAAVLLGVTSMLLGLVVSAIVRTTEKTMPLLVLITIVEVVFCGSLFPLFHSLGLEQLAWLSPSRWAVAAEASTINLPSIMGPPQGRTTTDPLWQHSVGMWCADIGMLVVLGAACLALVLRLLRRHESSLLRGC is encoded by the coding sequence ATGACCGTTACCTCGGCTCCGACACTGACTCCGATACTGACCCCGATCCCCACCGAAGTAGGGGGCGGCGGTCCGGCGCTGATGGCGCTTCCAGCAGGAGCGGTCGAGCCCGGGACCCCAGCGAAGGCCACCTCGGTCCGCCCTCCGATAGCCCCGGTCGCCCCCGGCGACACCGCCGCCCTGTCCACCCGCGGCCTGACCGTCACGGTGAAGCACCGCGGCGTGGTCAAGACCCTCCTGGACGACGTCGGCTTCGACGTCCCCGACCAGGCCCTGGTCGCCGTCATCGGCCCCTCCGGCTCCGGCAAGTCGACCCTCCTGCGCGCCCTGACCGGCTCCCGCCCCGCCGACTCCGGCGAGGTCCGCTACGCCGGCCGCGAACTGCGCGCCGAGTACTCCCTGCTGCGCCACCGCATCGGCCTGGTCCCGCAGGACGACGTCCTGCACGCCCAGCTCACCGTGAAGGCGGCCCTGCGCTACGCCGCCGACCTGCGCTTCCCCCAGGGCACCACCGCCGAGCAGCGCGAGCGCCGCATCGACGAGGTCCTGACCGACCTGCGCCTGACCGAGTTCGAGGGCAACAAGGTCGCGACCCTGTCCGGCGGCCAGCGCAAGCGGGTGTCGGTGGCCCTGGAGCTGCTGACCAAGCCCACGGTGCTGTTCCTCGACGAGCCCACCTCCGGCCTGGACCCGGGCATGGACCGCGACGTCATGCGCATGCTGCGCTGCCTGACCGACGAGGGCCGCACCGTCCTGGTGGTCACGCACTCGGTGGCCGAGCTGCAGGCCTGCGACCTGCTGCTGGTGATGGCGCCCGGCGGGGGAGTGGCGTACTACGGCCCCCCGCAGGAGGCGCTGCAGTTCTTCGAGTGCGAGACGTGGGCGGACGTGTTCCACGCCTTCTCCTGCCGGCGCGACTACGACTGGGCCTCGGCGTACCGGGCGTCGGAGTACCACGACAAGTACACCGCGGAGTCCGCGGAGTCCTTGGAGTCCTCGGAGTCATCTGAGGCCGCCACGCTTCCTTCACCGCGGTCTTCGAGCGAGGACCTTGGTCCCATGCAGGCCCGGGACCTCAGAGTGACTGCGGCTGCACCGGCTGTGGCTGCTCCGGCTCGGGCTGCGGTGGCGTCGGCTCCCGCGGCTTCGGCCCCGGCGGCGTCCGACCCGGCCCCGTCCCCCGCGCCGAAGGCCCCCTCCCAGGCCGCCCTGGCCTCCAGCTACTCCACCCCGCGCGCCGAACAGCGCTGGGGCTCCCAGCTCCGCACCCTCATCCGCCGCTACCTCAGGGTGATCGCCTCCGACCGCGGCCACCTGTTCCTCCTGGCCGCCCTCCCGATGATCATGGGCGTCCTGAGTCTGGCCATCCCGGCCGCCTCCGGCCTGGCCGCGGCCTCCGGCGGCGACAAGAACACCGACGCCCCGACCGTCCTGCTGGTCCTGGCCGTCGGCGCGTGCCTGACCGGCGCCGCCAACGCCGTCCGCGAGCTGATCAAGGAACGCGGCATCTACGACCGAGAACGAGCGGCAGGACTGTCCCGCTCGGCCTATGTGATGTCCAAAGCCATCGTCCTAGGCGTGATCACCGCGACCCAGACGATCGTCCTGTCCGCGATCTGCCTGCTGCCCCGCAAACTACCGGCCCACGGCCTGATCATCTCCGGCACCGCGGTCCCCGAGCTGATGATCGCCGCGGTCCTGCTCGGCGTCACCTCGATGCTGCTGGGCCTGGTGGTCTCCGCGATCGTGCGCACCACCGAGAAGACCATGCCGCTGCTGGTCCTGATCACCATCGTCGAGGTCGTCTTCTGCGGCTCGCTCTTCCCGCTCTTCCACAGCCTGGGCCTGGAGCAGCTGGCCTGGCTCTCGCCCTCGCGCTGGGCGGTGGCCGCCGAGGCCTCGACCATCAACCTGCCCAGCATCATGGGCCCACCCCAGGGCCGCACCACCACCGACCCGCTGTGGCAGCACTCGGTCGGGATGTGGTGCGCGGACATCGGCATGCTCGTCGTGCTCGGCGCGGCCTGCCTGGCGCTGGTCCTGCGGCTGCTGCGGCGGCATGAGTCCTCGCTGCTGCGGGGCTGCTGA
- a CDS encoding TMEM165/GDT1 family protein has protein sequence MDLIIILTVFGIVFLAELPDKTALASLVLGTRYRPSHVFVGTAAAFLVHVVLAILAGSLLTLLPGRLLHAVVGALFLMGAILLLRGRHDEAEEEEELKLKGDKPATFRRVAGMSFGVILVAEFGDLTQIVTANLAAKYHDPISVGIGATLGLWAVAGLAIVGGRGLLKVVPITVITRVAAGIMGVLAVISIVEAIRG, from the coding sequence GTGGATCTCATCATCATCCTGACGGTGTTCGGGATTGTCTTCCTGGCCGAGTTGCCGGACAAGACCGCACTGGCCTCACTGGTGCTCGGCACCCGTTATCGGCCCTCGCATGTCTTCGTCGGCACCGCGGCGGCCTTCCTGGTGCACGTGGTGCTCGCCATCCTCGCCGGTAGCTTGCTGACGCTGCTGCCTGGCCGTTTGCTTCATGCGGTGGTTGGTGCGTTGTTCCTGATGGGCGCGATCCTTTTGCTGCGCGGACGCCATGATGAGGCCGAGGAAGAGGAAGAGCTCAAGCTCAAGGGCGACAAGCCGGCGACGTTCCGACGGGTCGCGGGGATGAGCTTCGGCGTGATCCTGGTCGCCGAGTTCGGGGACCTGACGCAGATCGTGACCGCGAACCTGGCGGCGAAGTACCACGATCCGATCTCGGTCGGGATCGGCGCCACGCTGGGACTGTGGGCGGTGGCGGGGCTGGCGATCGTCGGCGGGCGCGGGTTGTTGAAGGTGGTGCCGATCACGGTGATCACGCGGGTCGCGGCGGGCATCATGGGGGTGCTGGCGGTGATCAGTATCGTCGAGGCGATTCGGGGATAG
- a CDS encoding DNA-binding protein produces the protein MKYETEFTIADLNDLPPTLGLETAAKLLGIGRTKAYTMARCDDFPVPVLRPGRNFRVPTLPVLRLLGVEIPASQATPSPER, from the coding sequence ATGAAGTACGAGACCGAATTCACCATCGCGGATCTTAACGACCTACCGCCAACGCTGGGTCTTGAGACCGCCGCGAAGCTGCTCGGAATCGGCCGCACCAAGGCCTACACCATGGCCCGCTGCGACGACTTCCCGGTGCCGGTATTGCGACCGGGGAGGAACTTCCGAGTTCCGACACTGCCCGTACTGCGGCTACTGGGCGTCGAGATCCCCGCATCGCAGGCAACACCGTCCCCCGAACGGTAG
- a CDS encoding pyridoxal-phosphate dependent enzyme — protein MAVAEPNAPTPAVPPLTLHCPACDNHYALQDLAWRCADCHGVLELSGFTPAFPKPADLARRAPTLWRYAEALPLAEPAAITLGEGMTPLVTAPGRPDVRLKVDYLMPTGSFKDRGAVLLAALADNLTVGRMIADSSGNAGTAIAAYAARAGIACEVYVPESTSAGKVAQLRAYGATVHQIPGSREDTADAAAQAADEPGTLYASHVHNPFFFHGTKTYVFELWEQLGGRLPHTLVLPVGNGTLVLGAHLGARELLAAGLIGHLPRIVAVQAASCAPLATAFQAGQDKPATITAEPTLAEGIAIARPARGTQILAAIHSTGGSITTVTDDQVAAAHAALARAGLYVEPTGAACWAAISAGLVGEPDTAPDPDLPFAVAPLCGSGLKSKPPTS, from the coding sequence GTGGCAGTGGCGGAACCGAACGCACCGACCCCAGCCGTTCCGCCGCTCACGCTCCACTGCCCCGCCTGCGACAACCACTACGCGCTCCAGGACCTCGCCTGGCGCTGCGCCGACTGCCACGGCGTCCTGGAACTGTCCGGCTTCACCCCGGCCTTCCCGAAGCCCGCCGACCTGGCCCGCCGCGCGCCCACGCTCTGGCGCTACGCCGAGGCCCTACCGCTGGCCGAACCGGCCGCCATCACCCTCGGCGAGGGCATGACCCCGCTGGTCACCGCCCCCGGACGCCCCGACGTCCGGCTCAAGGTCGACTACCTGATGCCCACCGGCTCGTTCAAGGACCGGGGCGCCGTCCTGCTCGCCGCCCTGGCCGACAACCTGACGGTCGGCCGCATGATCGCCGACAGCAGCGGCAACGCCGGCACGGCCATCGCCGCCTACGCCGCGCGCGCCGGCATCGCCTGCGAGGTCTACGTCCCGGAATCGACCTCGGCCGGCAAGGTCGCCCAACTCCGCGCCTACGGGGCCACCGTCCACCAGATCCCCGGCTCCCGCGAGGACACAGCGGACGCCGCGGCCCAGGCCGCCGACGAACCCGGCACCCTGTACGCCAGCCACGTCCACAACCCCTTCTTCTTCCACGGCACCAAGACCTACGTCTTCGAACTGTGGGAACAACTCGGCGGCCGCCTGCCGCACACCCTGGTCCTCCCGGTCGGCAACGGCACCCTCGTCCTCGGCGCCCACCTCGGCGCCCGCGAACTGCTCGCCGCAGGCCTGATCGGCCACCTGCCCCGCATCGTCGCCGTCCAGGCCGCCTCCTGCGCACCGCTGGCCACGGCCTTCCAAGCAGGACAAGACAAACCCGCGACGATCACTGCCGAGCCCACCCTCGCCGAAGGCATCGCCATCGCCCGCCCGGCCCGCGGCACCCAGATCCTCGCCGCCATCCACTCCACCGGCGGCAGCATCACGACCGTCACCGACGACCAGGTCGCCGCAGCCCACGCCGCTCTGGCGCGCGCTGGTTTGTACGTAGAGCCCACCGGTGCGGCGTGCTGGGCAGCCATCAGCGCCGGACTCGTCGGGGAACCGGACACCGCGCCGGACCCCGACCTGCCGTTCGCGGTAGCTCCGCTGTGCGGCAGCGGCCTGAAATCCAAGCCGCCGACGTCCTGA
- a CDS encoding tyrosine-type recombinase/integrase produces MSTSVFKRCACSALIIGPDGQPLRGPNGRPKRRDLSSTCPNLKRADGAWNPKHGTWFFQVEVVDPESDRRTPIRHGGYQSRDAATTTMYAVGALLAAAESADNALTARMTIASLIRTRLTRNEPLPDITDVYSRLKAGAPLETDLTVGTWLKRWLAAKKDLRPATHISYSGIIDNYLVPMLGHHRLDRLRPGHIRDAMNEIAASAENIRAANQHRHQILALSKQAWREHDATTAKAARASLKELPPFRRPPNAATVQRIRSVLRAALTDACHEQLITINPAKLVKLPSGKAPKGLIWTPGRVAAWRATGEKPAAVMVWTAPQTTAFLRRAAKHRLNALYMLIAYHGLRRGEAVGLRWEDLDLDNATVTIRWQLLEVGGDVVNGAPKTDSGERTLILAKPVLQALRDWETTQARERRDRGSAWTDTKLVFTRSDGTALRPAQISDWFLDLAREASLPPIRLHDLRHGTATHLLTSGVEMKVVSEILGHSNLAITADLYTAVVDELKKNAARTITNIFSDRARPDDCGDPLAKAA; encoded by the coding sequence ATGAGCACCTCCGTATTCAAGCGCTGCGCCTGCAGTGCCCTGATCATCGGTCCGGACGGCCAACCGCTTCGAGGGCCCAACGGCCGGCCGAAGCGCCGCGATCTGTCCAGTACCTGCCCGAACCTGAAGCGGGCCGACGGGGCATGGAACCCTAAGCACGGCACCTGGTTCTTCCAGGTGGAGGTCGTCGACCCGGAAAGCGACAGACGCACTCCGATCCGACACGGCGGCTACCAGAGCCGGGACGCCGCAACCACCACGATGTACGCCGTCGGCGCTCTACTCGCCGCGGCGGAATCTGCGGACAACGCGCTGACAGCGCGCATGACTATCGCTTCTCTCATCCGAACACGGCTCACTCGCAACGAACCGCTGCCGGACATCACCGACGTCTACTCCCGATTGAAGGCCGGCGCGCCGCTCGAAACCGATCTCACCGTCGGGACCTGGCTGAAACGGTGGCTGGCGGCGAAGAAGGACCTCCGGCCCGCTACGCACATCTCCTACTCCGGCATTATCGACAACTACCTGGTTCCAATGCTCGGCCACCACCGCCTCGACCGGCTACGCCCCGGTCATATCAGGGACGCGATGAATGAGATCGCCGCCTCCGCCGAGAACATCCGCGCCGCCAACCAGCACCGCCATCAGATCCTGGCACTCAGCAAACAAGCTTGGCGCGAACACGACGCCACCACCGCGAAGGCAGCCCGCGCGAGCCTGAAGGAACTCCCGCCCTTCCGCCGTCCACCCAACGCCGCGACTGTGCAAAGGATTCGGAGCGTGCTCCGCGCCGCACTCACCGATGCCTGCCACGAACAGCTCATCACCATCAACCCGGCGAAGCTGGTGAAGCTCCCCTCCGGCAAGGCGCCCAAGGGACTCATCTGGACACCGGGACGGGTGGCAGCCTGGCGGGCAACCGGCGAGAAGCCGGCCGCGGTGATGGTGTGGACCGCACCGCAGACCACCGCCTTCCTGCGCCGTGCCGCCAAACACCGGCTGAACGCGCTCTACATGCTCATCGCCTACCACGGCCTGCGCCGCGGCGAAGCCGTCGGCCTGCGCTGGGAAGACCTCGACCTAGACAACGCCACCGTCACCATCCGATGGCAACTCCTCGAGGTCGGAGGCGACGTAGTCAACGGCGCACCGAAGACCGACTCCGGCGAACGCACCCTCATCCTGGCCAAACCGGTTCTGCAGGCACTCCGCGACTGGGAGACCACGCAAGCCCGTGAGCGACGTGACCGCGGCAGCGCCTGGACCGACACCAAGCTAGTGTTCACCCGCTCCGACGGCACCGCACTACGGCCGGCACAAATCAGCGACTGGTTCCTCGACCTGGCCCGCGAAGCCAGCCTGCCGCCGATCCGCCTGCACGACCTCAGACACGGCACCGCCACCCACCTGCTCACGTCCGGGGTGGAGATGAAGGTCGTGTCCGAAATCCTCGGTCACTCCAACCTCGCCATCACCGCCGACCTCTATACAGCAGTCGTCGACGAGCTGAAGAAAAACGCAGCCAGGACTATCACTAATATCTTCAGCGATCGTGCCAGACCTGATGATTGCGGCGACCCACTCGCGAAGGCCGCCTGA
- a CDS encoding DUF397 domain-containing protein, whose product MNGLHVPAGEPTRGGNRVSDQGALKWHTSSFCDPASCVEVAVAADSVYVRNSQKPTQEPLAFDYAEWNAFLLGVRNNEFDVKLAGGDAGA is encoded by the coding sequence GTGAATGGCTTACATGTGCCCGCAGGTGAGCCAACGAGGGGAGGGAATCGGGTGTCGGATCAAGGTGCCCTGAAGTGGCATACTTCTTCGTTTTGCGATCCTGCCAGCTGCGTAGAAGTTGCGGTTGCGGCCGATTCCGTATATGTGCGCAACTCTCAAAAACCAACCCAGGAGCCTTTGGCGTTCGACTACGCCGAGTGGAACGCTTTCTTGTTGGGCGTCCGTAACAACGAGTTCGACGTCAAACTAGCAGGCGGGGATGCAGGCGCATGA